A single region of the Triticum dicoccoides isolate Atlit2015 ecotype Zavitan chromosome 2B, WEW_v2.0, whole genome shotgun sequence genome encodes:
- the LOC119366591 gene encoding serine/threonine-protein kinase SAPK5-like — protein MEKYEPVREIGSGNFGVAKLMRNRETRELVAMKFIERGYRIDENVFREIVNHRSLRHPNIIRFKEVVLTPTHLGIVMEYAAGGELFERICDAGRFHEDEARYFFQQLVCGVSFCHAMQICHRDLKLENTLLDGSPAPRLKICDFGYSKSSVLHSRPKSTVGTPAYIAPEVLSRREYDGKHADVWSCGVTLYVMLVGGYPFEDTKDPKNFRKTIARIMSVQYKIPEYVHVSQTCRHLLSRVFVADPRKRITMAEIKAHPWFLKNLPRELKEEAQQAYYNRRHAADVAPSSNGSAGASATASSNGGGGAAVPAPAPAPAYSAQSVEEIMKIVQEAQTVPKPDKPVTGYGWGTGDGEASDEEDGNQEGEEEEYGEDEYDRTVREVHASGDFGMSKLQI, from the exons aTGGAGAAGTACGAGCCGGTCCGGGAGATCGGGTCGGGCAACTTCGGGGTGGCCAAGCTGATGCGCAACCGGGAGACCCGCGAGCTCGTCGCCATGAAGTTCATCGAGCGAGGATACAGG ATCGACGAGAACGTGTTCCGGGAGATCGTGAACCACCGGTCGCTGCGGCACCCCAACATCATCCGCTTCAAGGAGGTGGTGCTCACGCCCACGCACCTCGGCATCGTCATGGAGTAcgccgccggcggcgagctcttcgaGCGCATCTGCGACGCCGGCCGCTTCCACGAGGACGAGGCGCGCTACTTCTTCCAGCAGCTCGTCTGCGGCGTCAGCTTCTGCCACGCCATGCAGATCTGCCACCGCGACCTCAAGCTCGAGAACACCCTCCTCGACGGCAGCCCCGCGCCGAGACTCAAGATCTGCGACTTCGGATACTCAAAG TCGTCGGTGCTTCACTCGCGGCCCAAGTCGACGGTGGGCACGCCGGCGTACATCGCGCCGGAGGTGCTGtcgcggcgcgagtacgacgggaaGCACGCGGACGTGTGGTCGTGCGGGGTGACGCTCTACGTCATGCTCGTGGGCGGCTACCCGTTCGAGGACACCAAGGACCCCAAGAACTTCCGCAAGACCATCGCGCGGATCATGTCGGTGCAGTACAAGATCCCCGAGTACGTGCACGTCTCGCAGACCTGCCGCCACCTGCTCTCCCGCGTCTTCGTCGCCGACCCGCGCAAGCGCATCACCATGGCCGAGATCAAGGCGCACCCCTGGTTCCTCAAGAACCTGCCGCGGGAGCTCAAGGAGGAGGCGCAGCAGGCCTACTACAACCGCCGCCACGCCGCCGACGTCGCCCCCTCCTCCAACGGCAGCGCTGGTGCGAGCGCGACGGCCTCCTCCAATGGCGGAGGAGGAGCGGCggtgcccgcgcccgcgcccgcgccggccTACTCGGCGCAGAGCGTGGAGGAGATCATGAAGATCGTGCAGGAGGCGCAGACGGTGCCCAAGCCGGACAAGCCGGTGACCGGGTACGGGTGGGGcaccggcgacggcgaggcctcCGACGAGGAGGACGGCaaccaggagggggaggaggaggagtacggCGAGGACGAGTATGACCGGACGGTGCGGGAGGTGCACGCCAGCGGGGACTTCGGCATGAGCAAGCTCCAAATCTGA